Proteins from a single region of Catenulispora acidiphila DSM 44928:
- a CDS encoding LamG-like jellyroll fold domain-containing protein: protein MNHEHEDPHCQCPRTADFDSAGPAATGRRAFLRNAGLVGAGATALASGTTVFGPAASAAASAAAADAKHGGASIYDVTAIDTDAPGARWDPDPDNPVFTLVVMPDTQYMFDEDRIHPAPMEASFRYILSGDQDANVVFMAHLGDLTQNGEAREFAAAGAVFEMLDRKKVAYSVVAGNHDVSGDDQRGATPYSGTFTKARAAKSPSFGGASPDGYNTFHIFRGGGRDWLLLGLDWRLSPAGFAWANQVIADHPTLPVIVTTHEVAYADDSGTAYLSDYGQQLWDGLIKNHDQVFLSLNGHYWPPGSTTLSNAAGHDVHVHITNYQDRYYGGAAMIRTYRFDMRRNTVDVSTFSPFIRGMATSQVNELAGQEMELTSAVDRFSMAIDFDQRFGGFAPVAARPARPAAKMLTRDTLAYWRFDGGGADGSALGDSQIIRDLSGKGNDLVKENVPGTTGTPVSWSTTEFHPDQPAHGSLRFTGQGHPTRGAWLQTVPNAPLNAETFQHGYTFEMFFKLPADWDSSQSAWSGLLSRWGMSSEAGKSGGNTDPQEPIATLSLSGGSELQWNVYPLNQPGASTAWSHLLPLGQWWHVAIVNDGKVNRMYVNGCEEGRNPSTPAIGLTTLNHSWLLGGYEYAGAINQIHNGWIGDVRITARPLRIDEFMNA, encoded by the coding sequence ATGAACCACGAGCATGAAGACCCGCACTGCCAGTGCCCTCGCACCGCCGACTTCGACTCCGCCGGTCCTGCCGCGACCGGTCGGCGCGCGTTCCTGCGCAACGCCGGGTTGGTGGGTGCGGGGGCGACCGCGCTGGCTTCCGGCACCACGGTGTTCGGGCCGGCGGCGTCTGCTGCCGCGTCTGCTGCCGCCGCCGATGCCAAGCACGGCGGGGCGAGCATCTACGACGTCACCGCCATCGACACCGACGCCCCGGGCGCCCGCTGGGATCCGGACCCGGACAACCCGGTGTTCACGCTGGTCGTGATGCCGGACACGCAGTACATGTTCGACGAGGACCGGATCCACCCGGCGCCGATGGAGGCTTCGTTCCGCTACATCCTCAGCGGGGACCAGGACGCGAACGTGGTGTTCATGGCGCACCTCGGCGACCTGACGCAGAACGGTGAGGCGCGGGAGTTCGCCGCGGCTGGCGCGGTCTTCGAGATGCTGGACCGCAAGAAGGTCGCCTACAGCGTCGTCGCCGGCAACCACGACGTGTCCGGGGACGACCAGCGCGGCGCCACGCCGTATTCGGGCACGTTCACCAAGGCGCGCGCGGCGAAGTCCCCGAGCTTCGGCGGCGCGAGCCCCGACGGGTACAACACCTTCCACATCTTCCGCGGCGGCGGTCGCGACTGGCTGCTGCTCGGTCTGGACTGGCGGCTCTCGCCGGCCGGGTTCGCCTGGGCCAACCAGGTCATCGCCGACCATCCGACGCTGCCGGTGATCGTCACCACGCACGAGGTCGCCTATGCCGACGACTCCGGGACCGCGTACCTGTCCGACTACGGGCAGCAGCTGTGGGACGGGCTGATCAAGAACCACGACCAGGTGTTCCTGAGCCTGAACGGGCATTACTGGCCGCCCGGGTCCACGACGCTGAGCAACGCCGCGGGCCACGATGTGCACGTCCACATCACCAACTATCAGGACCGTTACTACGGCGGCGCGGCGATGATCCGTACGTACCGCTTCGACATGCGGCGCAACACCGTGGACGTGTCGACGTTCTCGCCGTTCATCCGCGGCATGGCCACCAGCCAGGTGAACGAGCTGGCCGGGCAGGAGATGGAGCTCACGTCGGCGGTCGACCGCTTCTCGATGGCGATCGACTTCGACCAGCGTTTCGGCGGCTTCGCGCCGGTCGCGGCACGTCCGGCGCGTCCGGCGGCCAAGATGCTGACCCGCGACACGCTGGCCTACTGGCGCTTCGACGGCGGCGGCGCGGACGGCTCGGCGCTCGGCGACAGCCAGATCATCCGCGACCTGTCGGGCAAGGGCAACGACCTGGTGAAGGAGAACGTCCCCGGCACCACCGGCACGCCGGTGAGCTGGTCCACCACCGAGTTCCACCCCGACCAGCCGGCTCACGGCTCGCTGCGCTTCACCGGCCAGGGCCACCCGACGCGCGGCGCCTGGCTGCAGACCGTCCCGAACGCGCCGCTGAACGCCGAGACGTTCCAGCACGGCTACACCTTCGAGATGTTCTTCAAGCTGCCCGCGGATTGGGACTCCTCGCAGAGCGCGTGGAGCGGCCTGCTCAGCCGCTGGGGCATGAGCAGCGAGGCGGGCAAGTCCGGCGGCAACACCGACCCGCAGGAGCCGATCGCCACCCTGAGCCTGTCCGGCGGCTCCGAGTTGCAGTGGAACGTCTACCCGCTGAACCAGCCCGGCGCGTCGACCGCCTGGAGCCACCTGCTGCCCCTCGGGCAGTGGTGGCACGTCGCGATCGTCAACGACGGCAAGGTGAACCGCATGTACGTCAACGGCTGCGAAGAGGGCCGCAACCCCTCGACCCCCGCCATCGGCCTGACCACCCTGAACCACTCCTGGCTCCTCGGCGGCTACGAATACGCCGGCGCTATCAACCAGATCCACAACGGCTGGATCGGCGATGTCCGCATCACCGCCCGGCCGCTCCGCATCGACGAGTTCATGAACGCCTGA
- a CDS encoding helix-turn-helix transcriptional regulator, giving the protein MSSQNLLERSAEPVTPGENDDPLCAALAVADARAAMSGAFVAGGDWAVRLHAPDRLKVNCVMRGTPVLVRQDTGEQLRLAPGDVIVSDGALPYVLCSDPSIEPHPSGWLATDPRTGFRRIGHGEDVMCVAGHVDLSRDGGGLLRSALPNLLHIPGDAPEATPLRRLIEQLLDEMTTRRPGAPAAMDHIAQLIFLHVLRISLTTTATLPPGWLRGLADPRISPALHLMHRDPARPWRLEELAQAAALSRTAFAVRFRATVGVPPLTYLLTWRMSLAARALRRDTTPVAVLAREVGYGSESAFSNAFKRAVGTSPRNYRNRSSVGGDAEAEAG; this is encoded by the coding sequence GTGAGTTCGCAAAACTTGCTCGAGCGTTCAGCCGAACCGGTCACCCCGGGCGAAAACGATGATCCCCTGTGCGCCGCCCTGGCCGTCGCCGACGCGCGCGCGGCCATGTCCGGCGCCTTCGTCGCGGGCGGCGACTGGGCCGTCCGGCTGCACGCGCCCGACCGGCTGAAGGTGAACTGCGTCATGCGCGGCACCCCGGTCCTGGTCCGCCAGGACACCGGCGAGCAGCTGCGGCTGGCTCCGGGCGACGTGATCGTCTCCGACGGCGCGCTGCCTTACGTCCTGTGCAGCGACCCGAGCATCGAACCCCACCCCTCAGGCTGGCTCGCCACCGACCCCCGCACCGGATTCCGCCGCATCGGCCACGGCGAGGACGTCATGTGCGTCGCAGGCCACGTCGACCTGAGCCGCGACGGCGGCGGCCTCCTCCGCAGCGCCCTGCCGAACCTGCTGCACATCCCCGGCGACGCCCCCGAAGCCACCCCCCTGCGCCGCCTGATCGAGCAACTCCTCGACGAGATGACCACCCGCCGCCCCGGCGCCCCAGCCGCCATGGACCACATCGCCCAACTGATCTTCCTCCACGTCCTCCGCATCAGCCTCACCACCACCGCCACCCTCCCCCCAGGCTGGCTCCGCGGCCTCGCCGACCCCCGCATCTCCCCCGCCCTCCACCTCATGCACCGCGACCCAGCCCGCCCCTGGCGCCTCGAGGAACTGGCCCAAGCGGCAGCACTGTCCCGAACAGCCTTCGCAGTCCGCTTCCGCGCCACCGTCGGCGTTCCCCCACTCACCTACCTCCTCACCTGGCGCATGAGCCTGGCCGCCCGAGCCCTACGCCGCGACACCACACCGGTCGCGGTCCTGGCGCGCGAGGTGGGCTACGGCTCCGAGAGCGCGTTCAGCAACGCTTTCAAGCGCGCGGTGGGAACCTCGCCTCGGAACTACCGGAACCGGAGCTCGGTGGGCGGGGACGCGGAGGCGGAAGCAGGGTAG